The Hornefia porci genome contains the following window.
GCTATTTATCAAATCCAAATGTCCTAAGTGAAATCAATCAGAAGTTTTCTGCTATGGAGAGTGAGCTTCAAAGTGAAGTTGACCATGTAGAAGAAAATTATCCCGGATATGATGAGTATATCTTAAACAACACAGAGTACATCGGTCATAATGTCCATGAGCTTTTATCCTACATTACATCAAGGTGCGGAGAGGTAAAGAGTGTATCGGAAGTAGAAACCATATTAAAAGAATTGTTTGAGTCCATGTATGACCTTGAATACAGGGAAGAAATTGAAATCAGGTATAGGACTGTTACAGAAACCTATACCGATGAAGATGACAATGAATATACCGAAAGCCACGAAGAACCTTATGAGTATAAAAAGCTCATTGTAACGCTTCATAAAAAAGAAATGGACAGCATTATCCGAAGGGTCTTTGCAGACTATCCCGATAATTTAAAGCACTATGAAGCCCTATTCCTTGCTCAAGGAAATATGGGAGAAGCCTTTGGAAATTCTGACCTTATCAGTGCTAATGGCGGTGTAGGTGGTGGGAAAGAGTATGAGGCATCTTCGGAAGTACAAAAGAAGATTGTTAATGCTGCATACATCACACCATCTCCGGGTGCAGGCTGGTGTGCCATGTGGGTATCACAGGTCTACCAAAATGCGGGACTTGGATATATCGGAGGAAACGCTAATGATATGTATAGAAACTATACCTTTACATCAGACAGGTCAAAGCTAAAGGTGGGAATGCTTGTGGCAGTGGAAAGCAGCAGTAGCGGAAGTACAGCAGGACTTACCTATGGTCATGTAGGTATTTATATTGGGGACGGAAAGGTTATTGATAATATCGGTTATATAAGAGTAACTACCTTAGATGATTGGATTGCGACTTTTTGTAAACACCATCCGGTAGGCTTTGGTTTTCCGCCAAATGTAAACAGATAAGGAGGGAACAATGTGAAAAAAGAACTGACAACAGTAAAAAATAGAATAAAGAAGTTAAAGGACAAAAAGGCTCTGATTGATGAAGAATTGGAGCCTTTATTTATTCGTGAGGAAGAACTTGAAAATGAGGAAATCATCACGATTTGTAGAAAGAACAATATCACTATCAGTGATTTGATGGCAAAGGTAAACAGAGAAAAAGCAGAACTGAAAAAGGAGAGGGCAAATGAAAACCAGTTTGAAAAAGAATAATAAATTTTGGACAACAGCACTTGCAGTGATTGTAAGTATTAGCTGCATTTTAGGTCTTTGGACAGTTGTTTATGCTAAAGAGCAAAAAGGGGCGGATACGCCTACAAGTGATAAGGCTGTCCAAACGGAAGTTGAAGTTAATGTAAAGTACATCTTTGAAGATGAAAAGGTCTTTAAGGAAGAAAAGATTAAGGCAGAGAAAGGACAGTTTCTTGATAGCGGGGATCTTCCAATGCTCCCTGATAATATGAAATTCATTGATGAATTTCTATTCTATGAAGTAAAGGGCGATGGTAATGATGAAATTATCCGTAAGGTAGCAAAGACTGAGGTTAAGGACAAACAAACGCAAACGGAAGAAGAAAAACCAAAGCAGGACGAAGGCACGCAGACAGAAAATTCGAAGACTGAAGATAAAGGCACACAGACAGAGCTTTCTAAAGACGATATTTCTAAGATGGAAAAAGAGGCTAAAGAGCTTCAGGAAAAATTTGATAAGTTAAATGGTGAGCTTAAAGACAAGGATAAGTTGAGTGATAAGCAGAAAGAAAAAATCAAAGACCTTGAAGATGAGATTGAAAGACTGAAAGAGAAAATGAAAAAAGATAAGGGAAATAAAGACTTATCAGAAGATATGAAAAAGGAAATAGATAAGCTGACGGAAAAGGTGAAAGAGCTTGAGAAAAATGCGGCTGAAACAAATAAAGCTCCTGTAACACCGCAGTCAATTACACCGATTAGTCCTATTTCAGGGATTAAAACAAGCTCAGGTATTTCTCCTCAAACACCACAAACTTCTGTAAGTAGTTCCGGTAAAGGCTCATCGGATATAGTAAGCTCAGGTGGTGTTACAAAGGATACAGGTAAAACAGAAGTAAAGGAGAAAGAAAAGGAAGTTCGTTATCCCAATAAGCTGACAGCAAAAGCACCTGCTAATAACAGCGGTCAGGATTCATCTATGGACGGTACAAGTACAAGCGTAAATACCAATAAGGGAATAGCTTCCGCTCCGTCAAAGGCAAGAGGAACTGTTACAGAAAATAAGGATAATGCGAATAATGATTATCCAATTCATCATGGAGATAGCAGCGATAACAAAGAAACGGATATGTATTCAGCAGATGCAAGGCAGTTTATTACCTTTCAAACGAAAAACGGTAAGACATTTCATTTAATTATCAATCATGATGAAGATAGTGAAAATGTCATGCTTCTTACAGAAGTATCCGAAGATGACCTGCTTAATATGGTAGAGAAAAAAGAAGCTCCAAAGCAGGAAATTGTAAAAGAAGAACCTGTTAAGGAAGAAGTAAAGCCTGAGGAAAAAGAAGAAAAGAGCAGTTTAGGGACATATATAATTCTTTTACTTGTAGTAGGCGGGGCATTGGGAGCAGGATACTACTTTAAGGTTGTAAAAAAGAAAGAAGATAGGGAGCTTGAAGCCTTAGAGGAAGAAGATGATGATTTCTTTTCTGAAGCTGAAAGCGAAGAAGAAACAAATGATGTAGATGAAGTAGAAGCAGAAGATGAGCAGTAATGCTGCACCGAAAATAATACAGTATTTGGTGCAAATGCAGGGCGGGAGAGTAATATCTTTCGCCCTTTTCATATTGAAAACAGGAGGAAGTACAGAAATGAAGTTAGTCATTGCAGAAAAGCCAAGTGTTGCAATCTCTATTGCAAAGGTTATTGGAGCAAAAGATAAAAAGGATGGATATTATGAGGGAAACGGCTACAAAGTATCCTGGTGCGTAGGACACCTGATTCAGATGGCAAATCCGGACAGCTATGATGAAAAGTATGCAAAATGGAATATGGCTGATTTACCAATTATTCCAAAGGACTATAAGTATGAAGTGGCAAAGTCAACCAAGAAACAGTTTGCTATCCTTAAAAAGCTGATGAATGATAAAGAGAGTGATACGGTTATCAATGCTTGTGATGCAGGAAGAGAAGGAGAGAGTATTTTTAGACTTGTATATAATCAGGCAAATTGTAAAAAGAAGATGAAACGCCTTTGGATTTCATCTATGGAGGATAGTGCCATTAAAGAGGGTTTTGATAATCTAAAAGACGGAGAGGACTATGACAATCTCTTTGAATCGGCACAGGCAAGAGCCATTGCGGATTGGTTAGTCGGAATGAACATCAGTAGGCTCTATTCTTGCCTATATAAGCAAAATTATTCGGTTGGCAGAGTGCAGACACCGACTCTTGCCATGATTGTAAAAAGAGATGATGAGATAGCTAATTTCAGGAAAGAGAAATACTATACAGTGGAGCTATCTATGGGTGATTTTACACTATCAACGGATAGAATTGATGATGAAATCGCAGCAGAGCAGCTCTTAAATTTAGTAGGCGATAAGATTGAAATCACTGATGTTATTCAAAAAGAAAAGATTACTAAACCTGATTTACCTTTTGACCTTACAACACTTCAAAGGGAGTGCAATAAATATTTTGGATATAGTGCCAAGCAGACACTTGACTATGCACAAAGCCTTTATGAAAAGAAACTGATTACTTATCCAAGAACAGACAGCAGATGTTTAACGGAAGATATGATTACAAGTACCATCAATAACATTTTGGGCAAAAATGACTTTGACACAGAACGTATAAAGACGGTATTTAACTCTAAAAAGGTTACGGATCATCATGCGATTATTCCGACAATCAGTTCATTAAAGAAAGATGTTTCTAAGCTTCCTCTAAGCGAAGCTAAAGTTTACTTCCTTATATCCGATAAATTTCACGCAAGTTTAGGTTATCCACTCATTGAAAATACAACAAAGATTGTAGCTTCATTTGATGGCTTTGTGTTTACAAGTTCAGGAAAGGTAATTAAAGATGAAGGCTTTAGCAAATACCTTAAAGAATACAAATCAAAAAAGAATGAAGATGCTGTACTGCCTGATGTAAGTGTTGGTGATGTTTTAAGCATTGAAAATAAAGAGATTAAAGAGAAATTTACCCAACCTCCGAAATACTTTACTGAAGATACGCTCTTAAAGTCTATGGAGATTGCAGGAAATGAAGCCTTGGAAAAAGGTGTAGAGGTGGAAAGAAAAGGACTTGGCACTCCGGCAACAAGGGCAGGAATTATCGAAAATCTAATCTTTAAAGGATTTGTAGAAAGAGATAAGAAAAATCTTATAGCCACTCATAAAGGAATTAGCCTTGTAACGATTGTATCCGATACATTTAAGTCGGCAGAAACGACAGCAAAATGGGAAATGGAATTATCCGATATTGCTCAAGGGAAATCTTCAAAGGAAGAATTTTTAGAAGCGATTGAAAATGAGATAAAAGAAGCGGTTTCAACTTATAGTAAGTAAGATGACACTAATTTCAGAGTGGAAAAAATATCCTAAAAGTGCTATAATATATTGAAATATTTTTTGGAAAAGGAGGTATTATGCAGCTTTTAGACATAAAGAGAATGGCTCACAGCATTCTTGAAAATCAAAACATAGAAAGCAGTTTTATCGAATATAAAAAGTCGGCAAATTTTAAAGATAAAATTCTAAAAACTGCTTGTGCCTTTGCCAATAACTATATGAACAATGAGATTGGATTGTTGTTTGTTGGAATTGAAGAAGTTGACGATAAAGAAACGGGAGAAAAGGCAATTCCCAAAAGACCGATAGAGGGGATAAAAGAGTCCAAAGTTGAAGGGATTGAAAATGAATTAAAATCTCTGCTTTCCAATATCCATCCTAGAATAAACTACCATATTATTACGGATAAAATTGATGATGAATACTATATTATCGTTGCGGTAGAGAGTGGTAGTAACGGTCCGTTTGAAACAAGTGAAAGAGCGGAAAGGGATAAAGATATTAGGCTAAAGGCAGGAAGATATATCAGAGTCGGTAGAGATTCAAGACTGCCAAATCCAACTGAAGAATTTGAGCTTTTGAAGAAATTTGCAAATTTTTCTTTTAGCTCTAATTTGAACGATACAGCTACCATAGATGATTTAAGCTATGAATACATGAAAGAATATCTGCTTCAGACAGGAGCAAAGAAAGATATTAGAGAAATGTCTAAGTTGGATATGGCAAAGAGTATGGGACTTGTCAGTGAAAGCGAGTATGGTGGTTATAGAGCTAAAAATTTTGCTGTATTGATGTTTGCAGAAACACCGAATAAATTTATTCCAAATGCCCATGTTGAAATCATAAGAGAAATTGACGGAACGGATAAAATGGAATCAAAAAGATTTGATGGGCCGGTTTGGATACAGGCAAAACA
Protein-coding sequences here:
- a CDS encoding helix-turn-helix domain-containing protein, whose amino-acid sequence is MQLLDIKRMAHSILENQNIESSFIEYKKSANFKDKILKTACAFANNYMNNEIGLLFVGIEEVDDKETGEKAIPKRPIEGIKESKVEGIENELKSLLSNIHPRINYHIITDKIDDEYYIIVAVESGSNGPFETSERAERDKDIRLKAGRYIRVGRDSRLPNPTEEFELLKKFANFSFSSNLNDTATIDDLSYEYMKEYLLQTGAKKDIREMSKLDMAKSMGLVSESEYGGYRAKNFAVLMFAETPNKFIPNAHVEIIREIDGTDKMESKRFDGPVWIQAKQVSKYFEDNIMASYTIREADKIEHKIIYNYPLTAFEELATNAILHKEYDTPEYVGIYIYKDRISFVNHNRPLPPVTIEALNRDRSFDRRQYLNKELKDMFFSLNLIESYGSGIRRAKDALLENGSPELKFYPDNEEDNYTNAVMGVNKEFLKEFNGSTTKETTKETTKEISSIQEQIVLLMKSNPSITAEQIANEIKEITADGVRYHIRNLKSYGVIKREGSTKSGKWVVMK
- a CDS encoding conjugal transfer protein codes for the protein MKKELTTVKNRIKKLKDKKALIDEELEPLFIREEELENEEIITICRKNNITISDLMAKVNREKAELKKERANENQFEKE
- a CDS encoding CD1107 family mobile element protein — its product is MKTSLKKNNKFWTTALAVIVSISCILGLWTVVYAKEQKGADTPTSDKAVQTEVEVNVKYIFEDEKVFKEEKIKAEKGQFLDSGDLPMLPDNMKFIDEFLFYEVKGDGNDEIIRKVAKTEVKDKQTQTEEEKPKQDEGTQTENSKTEDKGTQTELSKDDISKMEKEAKELQEKFDKLNGELKDKDKLSDKQKEKIKDLEDEIERLKEKMKKDKGNKDLSEDMKKEIDKLTEKVKELEKNAAETNKAPVTPQSITPISPISGIKTSSGISPQTPQTSVSSSGKGSSDIVSSGGVTKDTGKTEVKEKEKEVRYPNKLTAKAPANNSGQDSSMDGTSTSVNTNKGIASAPSKARGTVTENKDNANNDYPIHHGDSSDNKETDMYSADARQFITFQTKNGKTFHLIINHDEDSENVMLLTEVSEDDLLNMVEKKEAPKQEIVKEEPVKEEVKPEEKEEKSSLGTYIILLLVVGGALGAGYYFKVVKKKEDRELEALEEEDDDFFSEAESEEETNDVDEVEAEDEQ
- a CDS encoding DNA topoisomerase 3; the protein is MKLVIAEKPSVAISIAKVIGAKDKKDGYYEGNGYKVSWCVGHLIQMANPDSYDEKYAKWNMADLPIIPKDYKYEVAKSTKKQFAILKKLMNDKESDTVINACDAGREGESIFRLVYNQANCKKKMKRLWISSMEDSAIKEGFDNLKDGEDYDNLFESAQARAIADWLVGMNISRLYSCLYKQNYSVGRVQTPTLAMIVKRDDEIANFRKEKYYTVELSMGDFTLSTDRIDDEIAAEQLLNLVGDKIEITDVIQKEKITKPDLPFDLTTLQRECNKYFGYSAKQTLDYAQSLYEKKLITYPRTDSRCLTEDMITSTINNILGKNDFDTERIKTVFNSKKVTDHHAIIPTISSLKKDVSKLPLSEAKVYFLISDKFHASLGYPLIENTTKIVASFDGFVFTSSGKVIKDEGFSKYLKEYKSKKNEDAVLPDVSVGDVLSIENKEIKEKFTQPPKYFTEDTLLKSMEIAGNEALEKGVEVERKGLGTPATRAGIIENLIFKGFVERDKKNLIATHKGISLVTIVSDTFKSAETTAKWEMELSDIAQGKSSKEEFLEAIENEIKEAVSTYSK